Proteins encoded within one genomic window of Acidovorax sp. 107:
- a CDS encoding thymidine phosphorylase family protein, which translates to MALRRVAIDTWRENVAYLHRDCAVYRAEGFQALSKIEVRANGRRILATVNVVDDLAIVGCNELGLSEDAFAQLGVDNGHTVSVAQAEPPESMGALFRKIASERLTREDFGAIVRDIADHRYSKIELTAFVVACHRSELDREEVFFLTDAMVNSGRRLDWHEPLVVDKHCIGGIPGNRTTMLVVPIVAAHGMLCPKTSSRAITSPAGTADTMEVLAKVELPLEQLADIVRDYRGCLAWGGTANLSPADDVLISVERPLSIDSAGQMVASILSKKVAAGATHLVLDIPIGPTAKVRSMPDAQRLRRLFEYVARRMGLSLDVVITDGRQPVGKGVGPVLEARDVMRVLQNDPRAPDDLRQKALRLAGRLIECDPDVRGGDGYAIARDILDSGRALARMNAIIAAQGATGFDHNHPALGALTLDVVAPASGVVAGIDNYQIARVARLAGAPKVPGAGVDLMHKLGDTVAAGDLLYRVHASYPADLEFARHACERDSGYRLGTADEVPRVFVEF; encoded by the coding sequence CTGGCCTTGCGCCGCGTGGCCATCGACACCTGGCGCGAGAACGTCGCCTACCTGCACCGCGACTGCGCCGTGTACCGGGCCGAGGGCTTCCAGGCCCTGTCCAAGATCGAGGTGCGCGCCAACGGACGCCGCATTCTGGCCACGGTCAATGTGGTGGATGATCTCGCCATCGTGGGCTGCAATGAACTGGGTCTGTCGGAAGACGCGTTTGCCCAGCTGGGCGTGGACAACGGCCACACCGTGTCGGTGGCCCAGGCCGAGCCGCCTGAGTCAATGGGCGCGCTGTTCCGCAAGATCGCCAGCGAGCGCCTCACGCGCGAGGACTTTGGCGCCATCGTGCGCGACATTGCCGACCACCGGTATTCCAAGATCGAACTCACCGCCTTTGTGGTGGCCTGCCACCGCAGCGAGCTGGACCGGGAAGAGGTCTTCTTTCTGACCGACGCCATGGTGAACAGCGGCCGGCGCCTGGACTGGCACGAACCGCTGGTGGTGGACAAGCACTGCATCGGCGGCATCCCCGGCAACCGCACCACCATGCTGGTCGTGCCCATCGTGGCGGCGCACGGCATGTTGTGCCCCAAGACCTCGTCGCGCGCCATCACCTCGCCCGCAGGCACGGCCGACACCATGGAGGTGCTGGCCAAGGTAGAGCTGCCGCTGGAGCAGCTGGCCGACATCGTGCGTGACTACCGGGGCTGCCTGGCCTGGGGTGGCACCGCCAACCTGTCGCCCGCCGACGATGTGCTGATCTCGGTGGAGCGGCCGCTGTCCATCGACTCGGCCGGGCAGATGGTGGCGTCCATCCTGTCCAAAAAGGTGGCAGCGGGGGCCACGCACCTGGTGCTCGACATTCCCATCGGCCCCACGGCCAAGGTGCGGTCTATGCCCGACGCGCAACGCCTGCGCCGCCTGTTTGAATATGTGGCACGGCGCATGGGCCTGTCGCTGGACGTGGTGATCACCGACGGCCGCCAGCCCGTGGGCAAAGGCGTGGGCCCGGTGCTGGAGGCCCGCGACGTGATGCGCGTGCTACAAAACGACCCGCGCGCGCCCGACGACCTGCGGCAAAAGGCGCTGCGCCTGGCCGGGCGCCTGATCGAATGCGACCCCGATGTGCGCGGCGGCGACGGTTATGCGATTGCGCGCGACATCCTCGACTCGGGCCGGGCGCTGGCGCGCATGAACGCCATCATCGCCGCCCAGGGCGCCACAGGGTTTGACCACAACCACCCGGCGCTGGGTGCGCTGACGCTCGACGTGGTGGCACCCGCCAGCGGGGTGGTGGCCGGCATCGACAACTACCAGATCGCCCGCGTGGCCCGCCTGGCCGGCGCCCCCAAGGTGCCTGGCGCCGGCGTGGACCTGATGCACAAGCTGGGCGACACCGTGGCCGCCGGCGACCTGCTGTACCGCGTGCACGCCAGCTACCCAGCCGACCTGGAGTTCGCGCGCCACGCGTGCGAGCGCGACAGCGGGTACCGCTTGGGCACGGCCGACGAGGTGCCGCGCGTGTTTGTGGAGTTCTGA
- a CDS encoding isochorismatase family protein: MLLDATESQLVLIDYQERLMPAIFEGPAVLANARRLAEIARMLDVPVWGTEQNPSRLGANDAALRAACQKTLAKMHFSAAEEGLGEWLRPPAKPQGSNARSLPKHLQKPAPLATERGTIVIAGCEAHVCLLQTALDLIDDEFEVWVVTDACGSRTERNRDAAFDRLAGAGAELVTTEMVAFEWLGSCEHPAFKDVLGLIK; the protein is encoded by the coding sequence ATGCTCCTTGACGCCACCGAATCCCAACTCGTCCTGATTGATTACCAGGAGCGCCTGATGCCTGCCATCTTTGAGGGCCCCGCCGTGCTGGCCAACGCCCGCCGTTTGGCCGAGATCGCCCGCATGCTGGACGTGCCCGTGTGGGGCACCGAGCAAAACCCCTCGCGCCTGGGCGCCAACGACGCCGCGCTGCGCGCCGCCTGCCAGAAGACCCTGGCCAAGATGCACTTCAGCGCCGCCGAAGAAGGCCTGGGCGAATGGCTGCGGCCACCGGCCAAGCCCCAGGGCAGCAACGCACGCAGCCTGCCAAAGCACCTGCAAAAGCCCGCACCGCTGGCAACAGAGCGCGGCACCATCGTCATTGCCGGGTGCGAGGCCCACGTCTGCCTGCTGCAGACCGCGCTGGACCTGATCGATGACGAGTTTGAAGTGTGGGTGGTGACCGACGCCTGCGGCTCGCGCACCGAACGCAACCGCGACGCCGCCTTCGACCGTCTGGCCGGCGCAGGCGCCGAGCTGGTGACCACCGAAATGGTGGCGTTTGAATGGCTGGGCAGCTGCGAGCACCCGGCGTTCAAGGACGTGCTCGGGCTGATCAAATAA
- a CDS encoding C40 family peptidase has protein sequence MSRWFCILILACATAAHAAPQGTNSDDMDRLLADKGLFTRLEDVSHKVADKAQNVAGRAGDLVVNAMGFLGVPYKRGGNSAETGFDCSGFVRAIYEQTVGLMLPRRADQQAAATQVIDKKELQPGDLVFFNTMRRNFSHVGIYVGDGKFIHSPRSGSEIRVEDMGIAYWARRFNGARRVTPAEGVESAQAPQTQR, from the coding sequence ATGTCCAGATGGTTTTGCATCCTCATCCTCGCCTGCGCCACCGCTGCGCACGCCGCGCCCCAGGGCACCAATTCTGACGATATGGACCGCTTGCTCGCGGACAAAGGGCTGTTCACCCGACTTGAAGACGTGAGCCACAAGGTGGCCGACAAGGCCCAGAACGTGGCAGGCCGCGCGGGCGACCTGGTAGTCAACGCCATGGGTTTTTTGGGGGTGCCCTACAAGCGCGGCGGCAACAGTGCCGAAACCGGGTTTGACTGCAGCGGCTTCGTGCGCGCCATCTATGAACAGACGGTGGGCCTGATGCTGCCTCGCCGTGCAGACCAGCAGGCAGCCGCTACCCAGGTCATCGACAAGAAAGAACTTCAACCCGGCGACCTGGTGTTCTTCAACACCATGCGCCGCAATTTCAGCCATGTGGGCATTTATGTGGGCGACGGCAAGTTCATCCACTCGCCCCGCAGCGGTTCCGAAATTCGGGTCGAAGACATGGGCATCGCCTATTGGGCCCGCCGCTTCAATGGCGCACGCCGCGTGACACCGGCTGAAGGCGTGGAAAGCGCCCAAGCCCCGCAGACACAGCGATAA
- a CDS encoding ribose-phosphate diphosphokinase, whose amino-acid sequence MALPEAACVLYFDDEAAPALRLSQAAGLKACAIERHRFPDGELKLRLPVDAAGQLPRQAVLLRSLHQPNEKLVELLLAARTARSLGVQHLTLVAPYLAYMRQDIAFHPGEAVSQQVVGGFLAGLFDAVITVDPHLHRIDRLEQAIPVPQAVVLSGAEPLADLIAERRPNALLVGPDGESAQWIAQAATRHGFDHAVCTKVRHGDRQVAIELPPLNAQGRAVVLLDDMASTGRTLALAARLLLQAGAASVDVAVTHALFAGDALQAMRESGVGEVWSTDCIPHPSNAVAMAGPLATALQAVLRA is encoded by the coding sequence ATGGCGTTGCCAGAAGCCGCTTGTGTGCTGTATTTCGACGACGAAGCCGCGCCTGCGCTGCGCCTGTCACAGGCTGCGGGTTTGAAGGCCTGTGCCATTGAGCGCCACCGCTTCCCCGATGGCGAACTCAAGCTGCGCCTGCCCGTGGATGCTGCAGGCCAGTTGCCACGCCAAGCCGTGCTGCTGCGCAGCCTGCACCAGCCCAATGAAAAGCTGGTGGAGCTGCTGCTGGCCGCCCGCACGGCCCGCAGCCTGGGCGTGCAGCACCTCACGCTGGTGGCGCCGTACCTGGCCTATATGCGGCAGGACATCGCTTTCCACCCCGGCGAGGCCGTGAGCCAGCAGGTGGTGGGCGGCTTTCTGGCCGGTCTGTTCGATGCCGTCATCACCGTGGACCCGCACCTGCACCGCATCGACCGGCTGGAGCAGGCCATCCCCGTGCCGCAGGCTGTGGTGCTCAGCGGCGCCGAGCCGCTGGCCGACCTGATTGCTGAGCGCCGACCGAATGCGCTGCTGGTGGGGCCCGACGGTGAATCCGCCCAATGGATTGCCCAGGCCGCCACCCGCCATGGTTTTGACCATGCCGTGTGCACCAAGGTGCGCCATGGTGACCGCCAGGTGGCCATCGAGCTGCCCCCGCTCAACGCCCAGGGCCGAGCCGTGGTGCTGCTGGACGACATGGCCAGCACCGGCCGCACGCTGGCGCTGGCTGCCCGGCTGCTGTTGCAGGCGGGCGCCGCCTCGGTGGATGTGGCCGTGACGCATGCGTTGTTTGCGGGCGATGCACTGCAGGCGATGCGCGAATCCGGGGTAGGGGAGGTGTGGAGCACGGACTGCATTCCGCATCCGAGCAACGCAGTGGCCATGGCCGGGCCGCTGGCCACGGCGCTGCAGGCGGTCCTTCGCGCCTGA
- a CDS encoding PQQ-dependent sugar dehydrogenase, with protein sequence MGAEAQTAPTPAVSLVPIATGLAHPWAVAFLPGGQFLVTERPGRLRVVSAAGQVGPALAGVPPVAAGGQGGLLDVVTDSDFARNRRIYFCFAEPAAGGAAGNSTAVARATLSPDAGSLQDVRVIFSQRPKVESALHFGCRIAQAGDGNLFVALGERYHRKDDAQKLDNHHGKIIRITPDGAAPPDNPYVRQPGALPEIWSYGHRNPQGATMGPDGKLWMHEHGPQGGDEINLPQPGRNYGWPVITYGENYGGGKIGEGTVKAGMEQPLHYWVPSIAPSGMAFMTSTRYGAAWQGSLFVGSLKFGTLHRLEVAGGKVQKEERLLQGNGERIRDVRQGPDGLLYLLTDSPQGRLLRLQPAAAP encoded by the coding sequence ATGGGCGCTGAGGCCCAAACTGCGCCAACGCCCGCCGTATCGCTGGTACCCATAGCCACTGGCCTGGCCCATCCGTGGGCCGTGGCCTTTTTGCCCGGCGGGCAGTTTTTGGTAACCGAGCGGCCCGGGCGCCTGCGCGTGGTCAGCGCGGCCGGGCAGGTGGGCCCTGCGCTGGCGGGGGTGCCGCCGGTGGCAGCGGGTGGGCAGGGCGGCCTGCTGGACGTGGTGACGGACAGCGACTTTGCCCGCAACCGCCGCATCTACTTTTGCTTTGCAGAGCCCGCAGCGGGTGGCGCGGCAGGCAACAGCACGGCGGTGGCGCGCGCCACCCTGTCGCCAGATGCCGGCAGCCTGCAGGACGTGCGCGTCATCTTCAGCCAGCGGCCCAAGGTAGAGAGCGCGCTGCACTTCGGCTGCCGCATTGCCCAGGCCGGTGACGGCAACCTGTTTGTGGCGCTGGGCGAGCGCTACCACCGCAAGGACGACGCCCAAAAGCTCGACAACCACCATGGCAAGATCATCCGCATCACGCCCGACGGAGCAGCGCCGCCCGACAACCCTTATGTGAGGCAGCCCGGCGCCTTGCCCGAGATCTGGAGCTACGGCCACCGCAACCCCCAGGGCGCCACCATGGGCCCCGACGGCAAGCTGTGGATGCACGAACATGGCCCACAGGGCGGTGACGAGATCAATCTGCCCCAGCCCGGACGCAATTACGGCTGGCCTGTGATCACCTATGGCGAGAACTATGGCGGCGGCAAGATCGGCGAGGGCACGGTCAAGGCGGGGATGGAGCAGCCGCTGCATTACTGGGTGCCTTCCATTGCACCGTCGGGCATGGCGTTTATGACCAGTACGCGCTACGGCGCGGCGTGGCAAGGCAGCCTGTTTGTCGGGTCGCTCAAGTTTGGCACCCTGCACCGGCTGGAGGTGGCGGGTGGCAAGGTGCAGAAGGAAGAACGGCTGCTGCAAGGCAACGGTGAGCGCATTCGCGACGTGCGCCAGGGGCCAGACGGCCTGCTGTACCTGCTGACCGACAGCCCGCAGGGGCGATTGTTGAGGCTGCAGCCCGCCGCGGCCCCATGA
- the chrA gene encoding chromate efflux transporter: MQTAQPPAPTSVPFREAFLFWLKLGFISFGGPAGQIAIMHAELVERRRWISENRFLHALNYCMLLPGPEAQQLATYIGWLMHRTWGGIVAGALFVLPSLFILIGLSWVYLRFGDVPVVAGIFYGIKPAVTALVLHAAHRIGTRALKNGWMWGIAAASFVAIFAFDTPFPAIVLAAGLIGYFGAQRWPAVFALGGGHANAHKGYGPALIDDDTPTPAHARFSRVHLVKVLLAGLGLWLAAMGLLVATEGWQGTLTQMGWFFTKAAMLTFGGAYAVLPYVYQGAVEHYQWLSGPQMIDGLALGETTPGPLIMVVAFVGFVGGWLQQVWGSDALFAGAVAAATVVTFVTFLPSFIFILAGGPLVEATHGKLGFTAPLSAITAAVVGVILNLALFFAYHLLWPQGFDGRFDAVSAVIAVGALVALFRFKLGVMPLLGGCAVVGLLVKVAVPYFA, encoded by the coding sequence ATGCAAACAGCGCAGCCCCCTGCCCCCACCTCCGTCCCTTTCCGCGAAGCCTTTTTGTTCTGGCTCAAGCTCGGGTTCATCAGCTTTGGCGGGCCGGCGGGCCAGATCGCCATCATGCACGCCGAGCTGGTGGAGCGGCGCCGCTGGATCAGCGAAAACCGCTTCTTGCACGCCCTCAACTACTGCATGCTGCTGCCCGGCCCCGAGGCGCAGCAGCTGGCCACCTACATCGGCTGGCTCATGCACCGCACCTGGGGCGGCATCGTGGCCGGGGCACTGTTTGTGCTGCCCTCGCTGTTCATCCTGATCGGACTGTCATGGGTGTACCTGCGCTTTGGCGATGTGCCCGTGGTGGCGGGCATCTTCTATGGCATCAAGCCCGCCGTGACGGCACTGGTGCTGCATGCCGCGCACCGCATCGGCACCCGCGCGCTCAAGAACGGCTGGATGTGGGGCATTGCTGCCGCGTCGTTTGTGGCCATCTTTGCGTTCGACACGCCCTTCCCCGCCATCGTGCTGGCGGCCGGGTTGATCGGCTACTTTGGCGCGCAGCGCTGGCCCGCCGTGTTTGCGCTGGGGGGCGGCCATGCCAACGCCCACAAGGGCTATGGCCCGGCGCTGATCGATGACGACACGCCAACGCCTGCCCATGCGCGCTTTTCTCGCGTCCACCTGGTCAAGGTATTGTTGGCAGGGCTGGGGCTGTGGCTGGCGGCCATGGGCCTGCTGGTGGCCACGGAGGGCTGGCAAGGCACGCTCACGCAGATGGGCTGGTTCTTCACCAAGGCGGCCATGCTCACCTTTGGCGGCGCATATGCTGTGTTGCCTTATGTGTACCAGGGCGCGGTGGAGCACTACCAGTGGCTCAGCGGTCCGCAAATGATCGATGGGCTGGCCCTGGGCGAGACCACGCCCGGCCCGCTGATCATGGTGGTGGCGTTTGTGGGTTTTGTGGGCGGCTGGCTGCAGCAGGTGTGGGGGTCGGACGCCCTCTTTGCAGGCGCCGTGGCGGCGGCCACGGTCGTGACCTTTGTGACATTTTTGCCCTCGTTCATCTTCATCCTGGCGGGCGGCCCACTAGTGGAGGCCACCCACGGCAAACTGGGCTTTACCGCACCGCTGTCAGCCATCACGGCTGCTGTGGTGGGCGTGATCCTGAACCTGGCGCTGTTTTTTGCCTACCACCTGCTGTGGCCGCAGGGCTTTGACGGCCGCTTTGATGCCGTGTCGGCCGTCATCGCGGTGGGGGCGCTGGTGGCGCTGTTCCGCTTCAAGCTGGGCGTGATGCCGCTGCTGGGCGGCTGTGCGGTGGTGGGGTTGCTGGTCAAGGTGGCCGTGCCCTACTTCGCCTGA
- a CDS encoding propionate--CoA ligase: MTAHSTYADFYRQSIDHRDTFWSEQAKLIDWKTPPQQVCDYSNPPFAKWFVGGTTNLCHNAVDRHLATRASQAALVAISTETDTERSYSFAELHAEVQRMAAVLLSLGVKKGDRVLIYMPMIAEAAFAMLACVRIGALHSVVFGGFASGSLASRIEDAEPVAVVSADAGSRGGKVVPYKPLLDEAIALSKHKPTAVLMVNRGLAPMHLQSGRDHEWAPLREQHLNTVVPCEWVESTHPSYTLYTSGTTGKPKGVQRDTGGYTVALAASMKHIFDAKAGDVYFATSDIGWVVGHSYIVYGPLIAGMTTIMYEGLPTRPDAGVWWSIVEKYQVTHMFSAPTAVRVLKKQDPAYLAKYNVKSLKALWLAGEPLDEPTAQWISDALQVPIIDNYWQTETGWPILTLANGVEKQTTRFGSPGKAMYGYGVKLIDEATGEELTGPNQKGVVAIEGPLPPGCMQTVWRDDARFVNTYWKSIPGRLIYSTFDWGIRDADGYHFILGRTDDVINVAGHRLGTREIEESIASHPNIAEVAVVGVADSLKGQVAMAFAVARDASGLTDDAARLKLEGEVMKQVDHQLGAVARPSRVYFVTVLPKTRSGKLLRRALQAVAERRDPGDLTTMEDPAALQQVKDLVG, translated from the coding sequence ATGACCGCACACAGCACCTACGCCGACTTCTACCGCCAGTCCATCGACCACCGCGACACCTTCTGGAGCGAGCAGGCGAAGCTGATCGACTGGAAGACGCCGCCCCAGCAGGTGTGCGACTACAGCAACCCGCCGTTTGCCAAATGGTTTGTGGGCGGCACCACCAACCTGTGCCACAACGCGGTAGACCGGCACCTGGCCACGCGCGCCAGCCAGGCCGCGCTGGTGGCCATTTCCACCGAAACCGACACCGAGCGCAGCTACAGCTTTGCCGAGCTGCATGCCGAGGTGCAGCGCATGGCGGCCGTGCTGCTGTCGCTGGGCGTGAAGAAGGGCGACCGTGTGCTCATCTACATGCCCATGATTGCCGAGGCCGCGTTTGCCATGTTGGCCTGTGTGCGCATCGGGGCGCTGCATTCGGTGGTGTTTGGCGGCTTTGCCTCGGGCTCGCTGGCCTCGCGCATCGAAGACGCCGAGCCCGTGGCCGTGGTCAGTGCCGATGCCGGGTCGCGCGGCGGCAAGGTGGTGCCGTACAAGCCGCTGCTGGACGAAGCCATTGCCCTCTCCAAACACAAGCCCACTGCCGTGCTGATGGTGAACCGGGGCCTGGCGCCCATGCACTTGCAGTCTGGCCGCGACCACGAATGGGCGCCGCTGCGCGAGCAGCACCTGAACACCGTCGTGCCCTGCGAATGGGTCGAATCCACCCACCCCAGCTACACGCTGTACACCAGCGGCACCACCGGCAAGCCCAAGGGCGTGCAGCGCGACACGGGCGGCTACACCGTGGCGCTGGCGGCGAGCATGAAGCACATCTTTGACGCCAAGGCGGGCGATGTGTACTTTGCCACCAGCGACATCGGCTGGGTGGTGGGCCACAGCTACATCGTTTACGGTCCGCTGATCGCGGGCATGACCACCATCATGTACGAAGGCCTGCCCACGCGGCCCGATGCGGGCGTGTGGTGGAGCATTGTCGAGAAGTACCAGGTCACGCACATGTTCTCGGCCCCCACGGCGGTGCGGGTGCTCAAGAAGCAGGACCCGGCCTACCTCGCCAAATACAACGTGAAAAGCCTCAAGGCCCTGTGGCTGGCGGGCGAGCCGCTGGACGAGCCTACCGCCCAGTGGATCAGCGACGCCCTGCAAGTGCCCATCATCGACAACTACTGGCAGACCGAAACCGGCTGGCCCATCCTGACCTTGGCCAATGGCGTGGAGAAGCAAACCACACGCTTCGGCAGCCCAGGCAAAGCCATGTACGGCTACGGTGTGAAGCTGATCGACGAGGCCACGGGCGAAGAGCTGACCGGGCCCAACCAGAAAGGCGTGGTCGCCATCGAAGGCCCGCTGCCCCCCGGCTGCATGCAGACGGTGTGGCGCGACGACGCCCGCTTTGTGAACACCTACTGGAAGAGCATCCCTGGCCGCCTGATCTACAGCACGTTTGACTGGGGCATCCGCGATGCAGATGGCTACCACTTCATCCTGGGCCGTACCGACGACGTGATCAACGTGGCCGGCCACCGCCTGGGCACGCGCGAGATCGAGGAGAGCATTGCCTCCCATCCCAACATCGCCGAAGTGGCCGTGGTGGGCGTGGCCGACAGCCTGAAGGGGCAGGTGGCCATGGCGTTTGCCGTGGCGCGCGATGCCTCGGGCCTGACCGACGATGCCGCGCGCCTCAAGCTCGAAGGCGAGGTGATGAAGCAGGTGGACCACCAGCTCGGCGCCGTGGCGCGGCCATCGCGCGTGTACTTTGTGACCGTGCTGCCCAAAACCCGCAGCGGCAAGCTGCTGCGCCGCGCGTTGCAGGCTGTGGCCGAGCGGCGGGACCCGGGCGATTTGACGACGATGGAAGACCCGGCGGCGCTGCAGCAGGTGAAGGACCTGGTGGGCTGA
- a CDS encoding adenylate/guanylate cyclase domain-containing protein, producing MHHTPAQPPDAATAHDKGYLRRLLSERNQTPTHDAGAIDAAIEEAFVRNVAILVLDMCGFSRITQSHGIIHFLAMIHQMEQAARPAIEGNGGEVIKQEADNLFAVFATPEQALEAALDTLRALGAMNTVLPPERTLNVSAGIGFGPTLVIAREDLFGPEMNCACKLGEDIAMANEILLTQAAWASLPAGRYVCARTEHQISGMDLQAHRFERCLFERPLRPLALQSPSTSLPAGR from the coding sequence ATGCACCACACCCCCGCACAGCCTCCAGATGCCGCCACAGCGCACGACAAAGGTTATCTGAGGCGCCTGCTGTCAGAACGCAACCAGACCCCCACCCACGACGCCGGGGCGATTGACGCGGCCATCGAGGAAGCCTTTGTCCGCAATGTCGCGATCCTGGTGCTCGACATGTGCGGCTTTTCCCGGATCACCCAGAGCCACGGCATCATTCATTTTCTGGCCATGATCCACCAGATGGAGCAGGCCGCCCGCCCTGCTATCGAGGGCAATGGCGGTGAGGTCATCAAGCAGGAGGCGGACAACCTGTTTGCCGTGTTCGCCACCCCCGAACAAGCCCTGGAGGCCGCGCTGGACACCCTGCGCGCCTTGGGCGCCATGAACACCGTGTTGCCCCCGGAGCGCACGCTGAACGTGAGCGCAGGCATCGGCTTTGGCCCAACCCTGGTGATTGCGCGTGAAGACCTGTTTGGCCCGGAGATGAACTGCGCCTGCAAGCTGGGCGAAGACATCGCCATGGCCAACGAAATTCTGCTCACGCAGGCGGCCTGGGCCAGCCTGCCTGCCGGTCGTTATGTCTGTGCCCGCACCGAGCACCAGATCTCGGGCATGGATCTGCAGGCGCACCGGTTTGAGCGCTGCCTTTTCGAACGCCCGTTGCGACCCCTGGCACTCCAATCTCCCAGCACGTCCCTGCCTGCGGGACGTTGA